A single genomic interval of Hemibagrus wyckioides isolate EC202008001 linkage group LG13, SWU_Hwy_1.0, whole genome shotgun sequence harbors:
- the get4 gene encoding Golgi to ER traffic protein 4 homolog — MMSEQEALKRNRGGVQRVEGKLRASVERGDYYEAHQMYRTLFFRYTSQSKHAEAQELMYNGALLFFSYNQQNSAADLSMLFLEALEKSKAKVEEEILEQLVKLFSMMDPNSPERVAFVSRALKWSTGGSGKLGHPKLHQLLAVTLWKEQNYSESRYHFLHSSDGEGCAQMLVEYSAARGYRSEVDMFVAQAVLQFLCLKNKTSASVVFTTYTQKHPSIEKGPPFVQPLLNFLWFLLLAVDGGKLTVFTVLCEQYQPSLKRDPMYNEYLDRIGQLFFGVPPKQSSSYGGLLGNLLNSLMGSGEEEEGEEVREDSSPIELD, encoded by the exons ATGATGTCGGAGCAGGAGGCTCTGAAGAGGAACCGCGGCGGAGTACAGCGGGTGGAAGGGAAACTACGCGCCAGTGTGGAGAGAGGAGACTACTATGAGGCCCATCAAATGTATCGGACCTTATTCTTTAG GTACACATCTCAGTCCAAGCACGCAGAAGCCCAGGAGCTGATGTACAATGGAGCCTTGCTTTTCTTTAGTTATAACCAG CAAAACAGTGCAGCAGATCTGTCCATGCTTTTTCTGGAGGCTTTAGAGAAGTCCAAGGCCAAGGTAGAAGAGGAGATCCTGG AGCAACTGGTCAAGCTGTTCAGCATGATGGACCCCAACTCTCCCGAGAGGGTAGCTTTTGTCTCACGGGCACTCAAGTGGTCGACAGGCGGCTCGGGGAAGCTCGGACACCCCAAATTACACCAGCTGCTGGCTGTCACACTGTGGAAGG AACAAAACTACAGCGAGTCTCGCTACCACTTCCTGCACTCCTCAGACGGAGAGGGCTGCGCTCAGATGCTGGTGGAGTATTCGGCCGCTCGCGGCTATCGCAGCGAAGTCGACATGTTTGTGGCTCAGGCCGTCTTACA GTTCCTCTGTCTAAAGAACAAAACGAGCGCGTCGGTGGTGTTCACCACGTACACACAGAAGCACCCGTCCATAGAGAAAGGCCCTCCGTTTGTGCAGCCGCTCCTCAACTTCCTCTGGTTCCTCCTCTTGGCGGTGGACGG TGGGAAGCTGACCGTTTTTACAGTATTATGTGAACAGTATCAGCCATCGCTTAAGAGGGACCCCATGTACAACGAG TACCTGGACAGAATAGGACAGCTGTTCTTCGGCGTTCCACCCAAACAGTCCTCATCATACGGTGGCCTACTAG GGAATCTATTGAACAGTCTGATGGGGTCAGGCGAGGAAGAGGAGGGTGAGGAAGTTCGTGAGGACAGCAGCCCCATCGAGCTGGACTGA